From Deltaproteobacteria bacterium:
CGCCGCCTCCCCTGACGGTGATGGCCGGGATGCATGGCTTCGCCAAGCACTTCGGCGCCCGCGCCCACCGCCGGCACACCCTCTTCAACGGGCCCCTGGAGTGCCTGCTGCTCCACTTCGGTCCGCCCGCCCTGCGCGCCAGGCCCGGAGCCGAGGAGGCATGAGCCGCGAGGCGCCCGAGCGCCCGATCACCGAGGGAGCCGCGCTCTCCCGGCGCGCCCGCGAACTCTGCGAGGTGGCCGAGCTCATCGACCTCCACCTCGACACCCTGATCTGGCAGCGGATCTTCGGCTACGACCCGCTCCTGCGCCACGAGGGCTACCTCGGCGGCCGCCTCCTGGGTCACGCCGATCTGCCGCGCCTGCTCGAGGGAGGGGTGAAGGGCGCCCACTGGTCCATCACCACCAACCCCCTGCGCCGGCAGACCGGGCGCAGCCAGGCGTTGCTGCGCAACCTCCGGGGGCTGCGCGACCTGGTCGAGCGCAGCGAGGGGGCGCTGCAGATCGCCGGCAGCCTCGGCGCCTACCGCGAGGCCCGGGCCGCGGGCGCCCACGTGGTCCTCCCGGCGATCCAGGGGGGCAACGCGCTCGCGCCGGCGCCGAGGAGCGCGGCCCTGCCCGATCCCGATCTGATCCGCGTCACCCTCGTCCACCTGACGAGCTCGTGGATCGGCTCCACCTCTTCGCCCCTGCGGCTGCGGCCGGGGGCCGGCCTGAGCGAGGCGGGCAAGGAGCTGGTCCGCCGCCTCGACGCCCACCGGGTGCTGGTGGACCTGGCGCACATCCACCCGCGGGGCTTCTGGGACGCCGTCGACGTGCACGACCCCTCGCTGCCGCTGATCTGCACCCACACCGGCGTGAGCGGCGTGACCCCGCACTGGCGCAACCTCGACGATCGTCAGCTGGAGGCCATCGCCGCCACCGGCGGGGTGATCGGCGTGATCTTCCAGGAGACCTTCCTGGAGAGCCCCGGCGGCGCGCAGGACGCGAACATGGTGGTCGATCACCTCGACCACATCATCTCGGTCTGCGGCGAGGACCACGCCGCCATCGGCACCGATCACGACGGCCTGGTCACCCCGCCCCGGGGGCTGCGCTCGGCCTCCGGCTGGCCCCGCCTGGTCGAGACCATGCTGGTGCGCGGCTACTCCGAGGCGCGGATCCGCAAGATCCTCGGAGAGAACTTCCTCCGGGTCTTCGGTGCCATCCGGCCCTAGGACCGGGCCCTACTCCAGCGCGTCGATCTCGAAGTAGGTCTTCAGGGCGGCGATCATCTGCGGGTGGTCGGCGCTGCCGCCCAGCTCGCGGATGGAGTGCATCGAGAGCAGCGGGTTGCCCACGTCCACGGTGCGCAGGCCGAGGCGGGCCGCCGAGATCGGGCCGATGGTCGAGCCGCAGGGCAGGTCGGCGCGCATGGCGAACTCCTGGCAGGGCACCCCGGCCGCGCCGCAGAGGCGGCGGAAGATGGCGCCGCTCTCGGCGTCGGTGGCGTAGCGCTGGTTGGCGTTGGTCTTCAGGCAGGGGCCGCCGCCGAGCAGGGGCTGGTGCCGGCCGTCGTGCTTCCCGGGGTGGGCCGGGTGGAGGGCGTGGGCCATGTCGGCGCTGATCAGGAAGCTGCGGGCGATGGTGCGGGCGCGGCGCTCGGCGTCGCCGCCGCAGAGGCGGGTGAAGACCGACTCGATCATCGGCGAGCCGGCGCCGCGGTGGGTCTGGCTGCCGATCTCCTCGTGGTCGAAGAGGACCGCCACCCGGGTGCTCGCGTGCTCGGCCGGCGCCGCGAGGAGCGCGGTGAGGGTCGCGTGGCACATGGAGAGGTTGTCCTGGCGGGGCGCCGCGATCATCGCCTGGTCGAGGCCGATGAAGGCCGAGGGCGAGAGGTCGAAGAGGCAGAGGTCGTGCCCGCGGATCTGCTCGGGCTTCACCTTCAGGGCGTCGGCCAGCAGCTGCCGGAGGAAGACCTCGGGGTCGTCCTTGCTCTCCCAGGGCCCGAGGTGGGGCACGAGGTGATCGTGCTTGTCGAGCTTCAGGCCGCTCTCGTTCACCTCGCGGCCGAGGTGGATGGCGAGGGTGGAGACCCGGCTCGCCGGCGACGCCAGCCGCACCAGGCGGCGGTCGAGGCGGCCGGCGTCCTCGACGGTCACCCGGCCGGCGAGGCCGAGATCCCGGTCCGCCCAGGTGGCGACGATGGCGCCGCCGTAGACCTCGACGTCCAGGAGGAGCTGCTTCCCGCCGCTCTTGGCCAGCCGGGGCTTGGGCCGCAGGTTGGGGGAGTCGGTGTGGGCGCCGGTGAGGCGCACCCCGACCTCCTCGGGGGGCCTCGTCCCGACCCGCAGGGCGAGGAGGGCGCCGTCGCCGCGGGTGATCACGTAGGCGCCGCCCGGCGCCAGCTTCCAGGCCTCGGCCTCGTCGAGGTGGGTGAAGCCCGCCGCCTCGCAGCGGCGCAGGGCCTCGGCGGTGGCGTGGAAGGGGCTCGGGCTCGCGTCGATGAAGGAGAGGAGGTCGCGGCTCTCGGCAGGGGGCTGGCTCATCCCCTCCAGGTAACAATTCGCCAGCCTCGGGTCGAGTGCCGTATGATCTCGGGCGGGAGGCACTGGCGATGAAGCTACCTGGCACCCTTTCGCTCCTCGCCCTCGCGGGCATCCTCATGACCACCGGCTGCGACTGCGGCGGGGCTGGCGCCGGCGGCGTCGATGGCGCCGTGGACGCCGACGGGGGCCTCGACGGAGGCCTCGACGGGAGCTGGGCCGGCGACGGCGGCTGGGGCGGGGACGGCGGTGGCGGCGCCTGCGTCCCCGTGATCTGCCAGGGCGGCACGCCCTACGCCTGCGCCAACTGCCTCGACGACGACAACGACGGGCTCATCGACTTCTACGATCCCGACTGCCTCGGCCCCTGCGACAACAACGAGGAGGGCTTCGCCACCGAGATCCCCGGCGGCCACAGCCCCGGCTGCGGACGGGAGTGCTACTTCGACAAGGACAACGGCGGCGGCAACGACAACTGCGCCTGGTCCACCGAGTGCGATCCCCTGGCGCCCGAGGCCAACCTCGGCTGCGACTACGACCCCACCATGGTCGGCGGGAAGGACTGCGAGGATCCCCAGGTGCAGCTCTGCCACGACGTGTGCGAGCCCTTCACCCCCAACGGCTGCGACTGCTTCGGTTGCTGCGAGCTGCCGGCCGGCTCGGGCCTCTTCGTCTTCATCGGGACGGGCGTCTCCACCGGCGCGCCGACCTGCGTGCTCGACGACGTGATGGATCCGGCGGCCTGCGCCCCCTGCACCCCGATGGCGGATTGCCAGAAGGGCTGCGGCCGCTGCCAGCTCTGCATCGGCAAGACCGAGGTGCCCGAGGACTGCTTCGTGCCCTCCACCGACGGTGGCTTCCCCGACGGTGGCGGCGCCGACGGCGGCGCGGGCGACGGCGGGGTGGTGAACCCCGATCAGTGCCCCGGGGGCGAGCAGCCCTGCGGCCTCGCCGGCCAGGCGCCCTGCCCGGAGAGCTACTACTGCGTCACCGGCTGCTGCCAGCTGGTCATTCCCTAGGCCGAAAGCCGCCCAGGGAGGGTAGGATGGGCGGCCGTGACCCATCCTGCCTCCACCCCCATCCCCCCCGAATGGGCGCCCCACCGCGCCGTCTGGCTGGCCTGGCCGGCTCACCCCGAGCTCTGGGGTGAGGCCCTGCCCGAGGTGCAGGAGACGGTGCGCCGGCTGGCCCACTACCTCGCCGAGCTGCCCGGCAGCGAGCGCATCGAGATGGTCGTGCGCGACGCCGGGGCGCGGGCGCAGGCCGCCGCCGCCCTCGCGGGCCTCGATCACCGCCTGCACGAGCTGCCCTACGGCGACATCTGGCTCCGGGACACCGCGCCGATCTTCCGGGGGGCGTCGCGGGGGGCGGTCGCCTTCACCTTCGACGGCTGGGGCGGCAAGTACCGCCTGCCCGGCGACGCGGAGCTGGCGGTGGGCATCGCCGGCCGGGCGGGGGAGGCGCTGCAGCGCGATCCCCTGGTCCTGGAGGGCGGCGCGGTGGACGGCGACGGGGAGGGCACGGTCCTCACCACCCGCCAGTGCGCGCTGAACCCGAACCGCAACCCGGGGCTCGGCGAGGCCGAGGTCGAGGCGCGGATCGCGAGCCTCCTGGGCGCCCGCAAGGTGATCTGGCTAGACGAGGGCCTCTCCGGCGATCACACCGACGGCCACGTCGACAACCTGGCGCGCTTCGTGGCCCCGGCCCGGGTGGCCTGCGGCCGGCCCGCCCCCGGGGATCCGAACACCGCGGTGCTCGAGGCCATCATCGAGGCCCTGCGCGCCGAGCGGGACGCCGAAGGGCGTAGCCTCGAGCCCGTCCTCCTGCCCTCGCCGGGCCTGGTCCCGGACGAGGAGGGCGCGCCGTCGCCGGCCACCCACCTGAACTTCCTGGTGGGCAACCGGCGGGTGGTCGTGCCCACCTTCGGGGGCGCCTCCGACGCGGAGGCGATCGAGATCCTCGCCGACTGCTTCCCCGGCCGCGAGGTGGTCGG
This genomic window contains:
- a CDS encoding membrane dipeptidase, giving the protein MSREAPERPITEGAALSRRARELCEVAELIDLHLDTLIWQRIFGYDPLLRHEGYLGGRLLGHADLPRLLEGGVKGAHWSITTNPLRRQTGRSQALLRNLRGLRDLVERSEGALQIAGSLGAYREARAAGAHVVLPAIQGGNALAPAPRSAALPDPDLIRVTLVHLTSSWIGSTSSPLRLRPGAGLSEAGKELVRRLDAHRVLVDLAHIHPRGFWDAVDVHDPSLPLICTHTGVSGVTPHWRNLDDRQLEAIAATGGVIGVIFQETFLESPGGAQDANMVVDHLDHIISVCGEDHAAIGTDHDGLVTPPRGLRSASGWPRLVETMLVRGYSEARIRKILGENFLRVFGAIRP
- a CDS encoding M18 family aminopeptidase, whose protein sequence is MSQPPAESRDLLSFIDASPSPFHATAEALRRCEAAGFTHLDEAEAWKLAPGGAYVITRGDGALLALRVGTRPPEEVGVRLTGAHTDSPNLRPKPRLAKSGGKQLLLDVEVYGGAIVATWADRDLGLAGRVTVEDAGRLDRRLVRLASPASRVSTLAIHLGREVNESGLKLDKHDHLVPHLGPWESKDDPEVFLRQLLADALKVKPEQIRGHDLCLFDLSPSAFIGLDQAMIAAPRQDNLSMCHATLTALLAAPAEHASTRVAVLFDHEEIGSQTHRGAGSPMIESVFTRLCGGDAERRARTIARSFLISADMAHALHPAHPGKHDGRHQPLLGGGPCLKTNANQRYATDAESGAIFRRLCGAAGVPCQEFAMRADLPCGSTIGPISAARLGLRTVDVGNPLLSMHSIRELGGSADHPQMIAALKTYFEIDALE
- a CDS encoding agmatine deiminase family protein produces the protein MTHPASTPIPPEWAPHRAVWLAWPAHPELWGEALPEVQETVRRLAHYLAELPGSERIEMVVRDAGARAQAAAALAGLDHRLHELPYGDIWLRDTAPIFRGASRGAVAFTFDGWGGKYRLPGDAELAVGIAGRAGEALQRDPLVLEGGAVDGDGEGTVLTTRQCALNPNRNPGLGEAEVEARIASLLGARKVIWLDEGLSGDHTDGHVDNLARFVAPARVACGRPAPGDPNTAVLEAIIEALRAERDAEGRSLEPVLLPSPGLVPDEEGAPSPATHLNFLVGNRRVVVPTFGGASDAEAIEILADCFPGREVVGLDARVLLPGGGAIHCISQQEPA